From Actinopolymorpha cephalotaxi, one genomic window encodes:
- a CDS encoding sugar ABC transporter substrate-binding protein — protein MRLIRGLGVCAVAAMLTLAGCSNSAPQQSGTDAGGGGGAAAGGGADKGGGDNAGGDKGGTAKADLTVAVVTHGQAGDAFWDIVKSGADQAGKDENVKVTYNGDGDPGRQSQLIDNAVASKVDGLVVSMANPDGVKDSVRQAVKAGIPVVTMNSGLEKYKEFGAVTHVGQSEELAGEAAGRKLSEAGVKKVLCVVHEAGNVGLESRCNGVRKTLGGTVRNLQVDVSNVADAQNTIKAQLLADKSVDGVLTLNPVIAKAAVSARQEAGSKAKLATFDVSADICAAIARGDMLFAVDQQPYLQGYLPVVFVALKIRNGNDVGGGQPVYSGPGFVTKDNAEQVRKFAERGTR, from the coding sequence ATGAGACTCATCCGTGGGCTCGGTGTGTGCGCCGTGGCGGCGATGCTCACCCTGGCCGGCTGTTCCAACTCCGCGCCGCAGCAGTCCGGCACCGACGCGGGCGGCGGTGGGGGTGCCGCTGCCGGAGGTGGCGCGGACAAGGGTGGTGGAGACAACGCAGGCGGCGACAAGGGTGGTACGGCGAAGGCCGACCTCACCGTCGCCGTCGTCACCCACGGCCAGGCCGGCGACGCCTTCTGGGACATCGTGAAGTCCGGCGCGGACCAGGCGGGCAAGGACGAGAACGTCAAGGTCACCTACAACGGTGACGGCGACCCGGGCCGGCAGAGTCAGCTGATCGACAACGCGGTCGCCTCGAAGGTGGACGGACTGGTGGTGTCGATGGCCAACCCGGACGGCGTGAAGGACAGCGTCCGCCAGGCGGTCAAGGCCGGCATCCCGGTGGTGACGATGAACTCCGGCCTGGAGAAGTACAAGGAGTTCGGCGCGGTCACCCACGTCGGTCAGAGCGAGGAACTCGCCGGCGAGGCGGCCGGTCGCAAGCTCTCCGAAGCCGGGGTGAAGAAGGTGCTGTGCGTGGTGCACGAGGCCGGCAACGTCGGGCTGGAGTCGCGCTGCAACGGCGTACGCAAGACTCTCGGCGGGACGGTCCGCAACCTGCAGGTGGACGTTTCCAACGTCGCCGACGCGCAGAACACCATCAAGGCCCAGCTGCTCGCGGACAAGAGTGTCGACGGCGTGCTCACCCTCAACCCGGTGATCGCCAAGGCCGCCGTCTCCGCCCGGCAGGAGGCCGGCAGCAAGGCGAAGCTGGCGACGTTCGACGTGTCTGCCGACATCTGCGCGGCGATCGCGCGGGGCGACATGCTGTTCGCCGTCGACCAGCAGCCCTATCTGCAGGGCTATCTGCCGGTGGTGTTCGTCGCACTGAAGATCCGCAACGGCAACGACGTCGGCGGCGGTCAGCCGGTCTACTCCGGGCCCGGCTTCGTCACCAAGGACAACGCCGAGCAGGTCCGGAAGTTCGCCGAGCGCGGGACCCGGTGA
- a CDS encoding ABC transporter permease has protein sequence MATEPVRTQAEPGPEQPERPERPAPAEDSPSAVSTLTRILRRPEVGAAIAAVAVFVFFSAMTRTFLTPGGVATWLDSAALFGIMAIAVALLMIGGEFDLSAGTMVGSTGLIVGILTTHSGVNVWLAVVLALVFALLVGAGNGLLVMRTGLPSFIVTLGTFFVLQGLNLAVTKLLIGQVAVQGLDRVPGFYDVKWIFGSTVAIFGTVFQVSIAWWIGLAAVATWVLLRTRAGNWIFAVGGAQTSARQVGVPVLSTKVGLFMTTAAAGWLAGMLQLFRTSTVQASTGVGQEFIYIICAVVGGCLLTGGYGSAIGAALGALIYGMTYQGIVFAQWDNNWLKTFLGVMLLAAVLVNTYVRRRAEVSR, from the coding sequence ATGGCCACCGAACCCGTTCGTACACAGGCCGAACCAGGCCCCGAGCAACCCGAGCGACCCGAGCGACCCGCGCCGGCCGAGGACTCCCCGAGCGCGGTGAGCACGCTCACCCGGATACTCCGCCGGCCCGAGGTCGGCGCGGCCATCGCGGCGGTGGCGGTGTTCGTGTTCTTCTCCGCGATGACGCGCACGTTCCTCACCCCGGGTGGCGTCGCCACCTGGCTGGACTCCGCGGCGCTGTTCGGGATCATGGCGATCGCGGTGGCGCTGCTGATGATCGGCGGGGAGTTCGACCTGTCGGCGGGCACGATGGTCGGCTCCACCGGCCTGATCGTCGGCATCCTCACCACGCACTCCGGTGTCAACGTGTGGTTGGCGGTGGTGCTGGCGCTGGTCTTCGCCCTGCTGGTCGGTGCGGGCAACGGCCTGCTGGTGATGCGGACCGGGCTGCCGAGCTTCATCGTCACCCTCGGCACGTTCTTCGTGTTACAGGGCCTCAACCTCGCGGTCACGAAGCTGCTGATCGGGCAGGTGGCGGTGCAGGGTCTGGACCGGGTGCCCGGCTTCTACGACGTGAAGTGGATCTTCGGTTCGACGGTCGCGATCTTCGGCACGGTGTTCCAGGTGTCCATCGCCTGGTGGATCGGACTGGCCGCCGTCGCCACCTGGGTGCTGCTGAGAACCCGGGCCGGCAACTGGATCTTCGCCGTCGGCGGGGCGCAGACCAGCGCCCGCCAGGTCGGCGTACCCGTGCTGTCCACCAAGGTCGGGCTGTTCATGACGACCGCGGCCGCGGGCTGGCTGGCCGGCATGCTGCAGTTGTTCCGTACGTCCACGGTGCAGGCGTCCACCGGCGTCGGCCAGGAGTTCATCTACATCATCTGCGCGGTTGTGGGCGGCTGCCTGCTGACCGGCGGGTACGGCTCGGCCATCGGGGCGGCGCTCGGCGCGCTCATCTACGGCATGACCTACCAGGGCATCGTCTTCGCCCAGTGGGACAACAACTGGCTGAAGACGTTCCTCGGCGTGATGCTGCTGGCGGCGGTGCTGGTGAACACCTACGTGCGCAGGCGGGCGGAGGTGAGCCGGTGA